From the genome of Paucidesulfovibrio longus DSM 6739, one region includes:
- the nspC gene encoding carboxynorspermidine decarboxylase, translated as MSDPKTAHHSTPPSRPPEPPYDGSAEARFDPAALERTPAFVVGEELLRANAEILAHVRREAGCKVLLALKCFSMFRVFPLLAGYLDGICASSPHEARLGREEFAAQAPGKEVHSFAAGYDETDVRELAGTSDHLVFNSLAQLERFAPLARRVAADQGRALDIAIRINPEHSEGAVPLYDPCSPGSRLGIRRAQLDAGLRRAGSPDALLQGVAGLHWHNLCEQGADNLERTLRAVEARFADVLPRMRYVNFGGGHHITKPGYDVDRLIRLIREFKARWGTEVYLEPGEAVALNAGWLAATVLDVLPAEFGSDLPLVIMDSAVPCHMPDVIEMPYRPHVVGSGQPGEKAWTCRIGGPSCLAGDSAGEYSFDQPLRVGQRIVFADMAIYSMVKTNTFNGIRLPDIVLQKESSGELELVRRFGYEDFRARLS; from the coding sequence ATGTCCGACCCAAAGACCGCGCACCATTCCACGCCGCCGTCCCGGCCGCCGGAGCCGCCCTACGACGGCTCCGCCGAGGCCCGCTTCGATCCCGCCGCCCTGGAACGCACCCCGGCCTTCGTCGTCGGCGAGGAGCTGCTGCGCGCCAACGCGGAAATCCTGGCCCACGTGCGCCGCGAAGCGGGCTGCAAGGTGCTCCTGGCCCTGAAGTGCTTCTCCATGTTTCGGGTCTTTCCGCTCCTGGCCGGATATCTCGACGGCATCTGCGCCAGCTCGCCCCACGAGGCCCGGCTCGGCCGCGAGGAGTTCGCTGCCCAGGCTCCGGGCAAGGAAGTGCACAGCTTCGCCGCCGGATACGACGAGACGGACGTGCGCGAACTGGCCGGAACCAGCGACCACCTCGTGTTCAACTCCCTGGCCCAGCTCGAACGCTTCGCGCCCCTGGCCCGGCGGGTCGCTGCGGACCAGGGCCGTGCCCTCGACATCGCCATCCGCATCAACCCGGAGCATTCCGAAGGGGCCGTGCCGCTGTACGACCCCTGCTCGCCCGGCTCTCGCCTGGGCATCCGCCGCGCCCAGCTCGACGCGGGCCTGCGCCGCGCCGGAAGCCCGGACGCGCTGCTCCAGGGCGTTGCCGGGCTGCACTGGCACAACCTCTGCGAGCAGGGCGCGGACAACCTCGAACGCACCCTGCGGGCCGTGGAGGCCCGTTTCGCCGACGTCCTGCCCCGGATGCGCTACGTCAACTTCGGCGGCGGCCACCACATCACCAAGCCCGGCTACGACGTGGACCGCCTGATCCGGCTGATCCGCGAATTCAAGGCCCGCTGGGGCACGGAGGTCTACCTGGAACCGGGAGAGGCCGTCGCGCTCAACGCGGGCTGGCTCGCGGCCACGGTGCTCGACGTGCTGCCCGCCGAGTTCGGCTCGGACCTGCCCCTGGTGATCATGGACAGCGCCGTGCCCTGCCACATGCCGGACGTCATCGAGATGCCCTACCGGCCCCACGTCGTCGGCTCGGGCCAGCCGGGCGAAAAGGCCTGGACCTGCCGCATCGGCGGGCCGTCCTGCCTGGCCGGGGACTCGGCCGGGGAATATTCCTTCGACCAGCCCCTGCGCGTGGGCCAGCGCATCGTCTTCGCGGACATGGCCATCTATTCCATGGTCAAGACCAACACCTTCAACGGCATCCGCCTGCCGGACATCGTGCTGCAAAAAGAGTCCTCCGGCGAGCTGGAACTCGTGCGCCGTTTCGGGTACGAAGACTTCCGCGCGCGCCTTTCCTGA
- a CDS encoding OmpA family protein — MKTIKHCCMFGLLLAALLLSGCGRETVVLLPMPDGGPSAVVVTPKEGAPVLLNTPGEAVDVSGKSAGTAYSLSEERIQARFGQTIKNLPDPPLHFLLYFESGTAEMLPGSRALLPKVLEAVKARQSTDVSVVGHADREGNRKWNYTVSQRRAAEVSRWLKKMGVDPEIMEVTSHGEENPLVPTADGVAEPKNRRVEVIVR; from the coding sequence ATGAAAACCATCAAGCATTGCTGCATGTTCGGACTGCTGCTCGCGGCCCTGCTCCTCTCCGGCTGCGGGCGAGAAACCGTGGTCCTCCTGCCCATGCCGGACGGCGGTCCCAGCGCCGTGGTCGTCACCCCGAAGGAGGGCGCCCCGGTCCTGCTGAACACGCCGGGCGAAGCCGTGGACGTCAGCGGCAAGAGCGCGGGAACGGCCTATTCCCTTTCCGAGGAGCGCATCCAGGCGCGCTTCGGGCAGACGATCAAAAACCTGCCCGACCCGCCCCTGCATTTCCTGCTCTACTTCGAAAGCGGCACGGCAGAGATGCTGCCTGGCTCACGCGCGCTGCTGCCCAAGGTGCTGGAGGCCGTCAAGGCCCGCCAGTCCACGGACGTGAGCGTGGTCGGCCACGCGGACCGCGAAGGCAACCGCAAGTGGAACTACACGGTCTCCCAGCGGCGCGCCGCGGAGGTCAGCCGCTGGCTGAAGAAAATGGGCGTGGACCCGGAGATCATGGAGGTCACCTCCCATGGCGAGGAAAACCCGCTCGTCCCCACTGCGGACGGCGTGGCCGAGCCGAAAAACCGCCGGGTGGAAGTCATCGTCCGTTGA
- a CDS encoding FecR family protein, giving the protein MRFFLPVFALLLFFAAGAQAEEFVGSVKSADGDAVIVRQDKNLPARIGEHLLRGDVLRTGSGSMGVLFRDDTAISLGPNTEIDVQEFIFDPHGGNLDFLVQVTKGSAAFVTGQLGKIRPAAFKVETPQATIGIRGTRFVVEVN; this is encoded by the coding sequence ATGCGATTCTTTCTTCCGGTTTTCGCCTTGCTGCTCTTTTTCGCTGCCGGAGCCCAGGCCGAGGAGTTCGTCGGCTCGGTGAAATCCGCGGACGGGGACGCCGTCATCGTCCGCCAGGACAAGAATCTGCCTGCCCGGATCGGCGAGCACCTCCTGCGCGGCGACGTGCTCCGCACGGGCAGCGGCAGCATGGGCGTGCTCTTCCGGGACGACACGGCCATCTCCCTGGGGCCGAACACGGAGATCGACGTGCAGGAATTCATCTTCGACCCGCACGGCGGCAATCTCGACTTCCTGGTCCAGGTGACCAAGGGCTCGGCGGCCTTCGTCACGGGCCAGCTCGGCAAGATCCGTCCGGCAGCCTTCAAGGTCGAAACCCCGCAGGCCACCATCGGCATTCGCGGCACCCGCTTCGTGGTCGAAGTGAACTAG
- a CDS encoding BLUF domain-containing protein: protein MYMVRLIYASRPVEGFSEADLESILEESRRLNKRDSITGILCHSGDSFLQWIEGPRESVNDLYRRLLDNPKHHSLILLEYGYIHRRDFADWSMAAVATTNIPLGLLDRYAVLEKYDPYLMSGDAARTFLLEVAETYRGQVDVSGCG from the coding sequence ATGTACATGGTCCGATTGATCTACGCGAGCAGACCCGTCGAGGGCTTCAGCGAGGCCGACCTGGAGTCGATCCTTGAGGAATCCCGGCGCCTGAACAAGCGCGACAGCATCACCGGCATTCTCTGCCATTCCGGGGATTCCTTCCTGCAATGGATCGAAGGTCCGCGCGAATCAGTGAACGACCTCTATCGCAGGCTGCTCGACAATCCCAAGCACCACAGCCTGATACTGCTCGAATACGGCTACATCCACCGCCGCGATTTCGCGGACTGGAGCATGGCCGCCGTGGCCACGACGAACATCCCGCTGGGCCTGCTGGACAGGTATGCCGTGCTGGAGAAGTACGACCCGTATCTCATGAGCGGGGACGCGGCCCGGACCTTCCTGCTGGAAGTGGCCGAGACGTACCGGGGGCAGGTGGACGTTTCCGGCTGCGGGTGA
- a CDS encoding saccharopine dehydrogenase family protein — translation MPKVLIIGAGGVGSVVAHKCAQVPEVFEEILLASRTLKKCDDIAASIKSRTGRDIRTAQVDADNVAETVALIKSFGPDLLLNVALPYQDLALMEACLETGVDYLDTANYEPPDEAKFEYKWQWAYQKRFREKGIMALLGSGFDPGVTNVYCAHAMKHHFDEIHVLDIIDCNAGDHGQAFATNFNPEINIREITQRGRYWERGEWVETDPLSWSMNFDFPEGIGEKKCYLMYHEELESLVMHLKGLRRARFWMTFGEQYLTHLRVLEGIGMTSIEPVEYNGQMIQPLQFLKAVLPEPGSLGPLTKGRTCIGCLMQGIKDGREKKLYVYNVCSHEEAYREVGSQAISYTTGVPAMIGAMMVLTGKWRKEGVWHMEQFDPDPFMAALNKHGLPWVETVL, via the coding sequence ATGCCCAAGGTTTTGATCATCGGCGCAGGCGGCGTCGGCAGCGTTGTTGCGCACAAGTGCGCCCAAGTCCCCGAGGTCTTCGAGGAGATCCTGCTCGCCAGCCGCACGCTGAAAAAGTGCGATGACATCGCCGCGTCCATCAAGTCGCGAACAGGCCGCGACATCCGCACCGCCCAGGTGGACGCGGACAACGTGGCCGAGACAGTGGCCCTGATCAAATCCTTCGGTCCCGACCTCCTGCTCAACGTGGCCCTGCCCTATCAGGATCTCGCGCTCATGGAAGCCTGCCTGGAAACGGGCGTGGACTACCTGGACACCGCCAACTACGAGCCGCCGGACGAGGCCAAGTTCGAGTACAAATGGCAATGGGCCTACCAGAAGCGCTTCCGCGAAAAGGGCATCATGGCCCTGCTCGGCTCCGGGTTCGACCCCGGCGTGACCAACGTCTACTGCGCCCACGCCATGAAGCACCACTTCGACGAAATCCATGTCCTGGACATCATCGACTGCAACGCGGGCGACCACGGACAGGCCTTCGCCACCAACTTCAACCCGGAAATCAACATCCGCGAGATCACCCAGCGCGGGCGCTACTGGGAGCGCGGCGAATGGGTCGAGACGGACCCGCTCTCCTGGTCCATGAACTTCGACTTCCCCGAAGGCATCGGCGAGAAGAAGTGCTACCTCATGTACCACGAGGAGCTGGAGTCCCTGGTCATGCACCTGAAGGGCCTCAGGCGCGCCCGGTTCTGGATGACCTTCGGCGAGCAGTACCTCACGCACCTGCGCGTGCTGGAGGGCATCGGCATGACCTCCATCGAGCCCGTGGAATACAACGGCCAGATGATCCAGCCGCTCCAGTTCCTCAAGGCCGTGCTGCCGGAGCCCGGCTCCCTCGGCCCGCTGACCAAGGGCCGCACCTGCATCGGCTGCCTGATGCAGGGGATCAAGGACGGACGCGAAAAGAAGCTCTACGTCTACAACGTCTGCTCCCACGAGGAGGCCTACCGGGAGGTCGGCTCCCAGGCCATCTCCTACACCACGGGCGTCCCGGCCATGATCGGGGCCATGATGGTGCTCACGGGCAAGTGGCGCAAGGAAGGCGTCTGGCACATGGAACAGTTCGACCCGGATCCGTTCATGGCCGCCCTGAACAAGCACGGCCTGCCCTGGGTGGAGACGGTCCTCTAG
- a CDS encoding bifunctional GNAT family N-acetyltransferase/carbon-nitrogen hydrolase family protein, whose translation MTENETTHKLRLRNLTLDDYDRVREICSRVYRMTKPWTQEEIAFMVRRFGEGQICIEDKGRPVAVALSLIIDYSIFGENHTYEEIIGDGKMRKHDPDGDYLYGIEVFVDPEYQGMRLGRRLYDARKELCEQLNLKGILVGGRIPGYREYAEELRPQEYIQKVQLRELYDPVLSFQLSNDFHIKNMLRNYWPEDEASLGNAVLLEWININHEKRTRIFGGTKTVARVGVVQWQMRRFESFEDFMQQAEFFVDTVSDYGSDIVLFPELFNAPLIHQFDDRSPADAMRALAGHTERMRAEMSEMALAYNINIVTGSVPELQEDGKLYNVCYLLRRDGTWDSQYKLHITPEESYSWGLTGGDKLKVFDTDVGKIGILICYDIEFPELARLQAEQGMRILLVPFWTDTRNAYLRVRRCAQARAIENECYVAISGSVGNIPKVETMGIQYSQAAIFTPSDFSFPHDAIAAEATPGVETTLITDLDLGLVKELRAKGSVRNAESRRTDLYKLEWLGHED comes from the coding sequence ATGACTGAAAACGAGACCACCCACAAACTGAGGCTCCGAAACCTGACCCTGGACGACTACGACCGCGTGCGCGAGATCTGCAGCAGGGTCTACCGCATGACCAAGCCCTGGACCCAGGAGGAAATCGCCTTCATGGTCCGGCGCTTCGGCGAGGGGCAGATCTGCATCGAGGACAAGGGGCGGCCCGTGGCCGTGGCCCTGTCCCTGATCATCGACTATTCCATCTTCGGCGAGAACCACACCTACGAGGAGATCATCGGCGACGGCAAGATGCGCAAGCACGACCCGGACGGCGACTACCTCTACGGCATCGAGGTCTTCGTGGACCCGGAATACCAGGGCATGCGCCTGGGCCGCAGGCTCTACGACGCGCGCAAGGAACTCTGCGAGCAGCTCAACCTCAAGGGCATCCTCGTGGGCGGCCGCATTCCCGGCTACCGCGAATACGCCGAGGAGCTGCGGCCCCAGGAATACATCCAGAAGGTCCAGCTGCGCGAACTGTACGACCCGGTGCTCTCGTTCCAGCTCTCCAACGATTTCCACATCAAGAACATGCTCCGCAACTACTGGCCGGAGGACGAAGCCTCCCTGGGCAACGCCGTGCTGCTGGAGTGGATCAACATCAACCACGAAAAGCGCACGCGCATCTTCGGCGGGACCAAGACCGTGGCCCGCGTGGGCGTGGTCCAGTGGCAGATGCGCCGGTTCGAGTCCTTCGAGGACTTCATGCAGCAGGCCGAGTTCTTCGTGGACACGGTTTCGGACTACGGCTCGGACATCGTGCTCTTTCCGGAGCTGTTCAACGCGCCGCTGATCCACCAGTTCGACGACCGCAGCCCGGCGGACGCCATGCGCGCCCTGGCCGGACACACCGAGCGCATGCGCGCGGAAATGAGCGAAATGGCCCTGGCCTACAACATCAACATCGTCACGGGCAGCGTGCCGGAACTCCAGGAGGACGGGAAGCTCTACAACGTCTGCTACCTGCTGCGGCGCGACGGCACCTGGGACAGCCAGTACAAGCTGCACATCACCCCGGAGGAGTCCTACAGCTGGGGCCTGACCGGCGGCGACAAGCTCAAGGTCTTCGACACGGACGTGGGCAAGATCGGCATCCTGATCTGCTACGACATCGAATTTCCCGAACTGGCGCGGCTCCAGGCCGAGCAGGGCATGCGCATCCTGCTCGTGCCCTTCTGGACGGACACCCGCAACGCCTACCTGCGGGTGCGGCGCTGCGCCCAGGCCCGGGCCATCGAAAACGAATGCTACGTGGCCATCTCCGGCAGCGTGGGCAACATCCCCAAGGTCGAGACCATGGGCATCCAATACTCCCAGGCCGCCATCTTCACGCCCTCGGACTTCTCCTTCCCGCACGACGCCATCGCGGCCGAGGCCACGCCCGGCGTGGAAACCACGCTGATCACGGACCTGGACCTGGGCCTGGTCAAGGAACTGCGGGCCAAGGGCAGCGTGCGCAACGCCGAAAGCCGCCGCACCGACCTCTACAAGCTGGAATGGCTCGGCCACGAAGATTGA
- a CDS encoding patatin-like phospholipase family protein, with protein MDSSTALLLEGGGLRGVYTTGVLRLFMDRGLFIPNVLGVSMGACNAANYISRQTERNEIVNVEFVNDPRYLSYARLLRGGDLFGMRFIFDAIPNRLVPFDYDAFLGNPARFWTVTTDCATGRAVYHEKSGWDRVETMTLLQASCSLPVLARPVPWTDPEGRVRLLMDGGIADPIPLDKSRALGFSRRVLVLTQPRGYRKGPTRGLWLVRLRHPRLQGLRAALAERHERYNALMDEIDALEARGEIFVIRPSSPLGVGRVERNKDVLRAVIRRGHDDAREKWGGLMDYLG; from the coding sequence ATGGATTCAAGCACGGCTCTCCTGCTCGAAGGCGGCGGCCTTCGCGGCGTCTACACCACCGGAGTGCTCCGGCTCTTCATGGACCGCGGGCTCTTCATCCCCAACGTGCTGGGCGTGTCCATGGGCGCGTGCAACGCGGCCAACTACATTTCGCGCCAGACCGAGCGCAACGAGATCGTCAACGTGGAATTCGTCAACGATCCGCGCTACCTCAGCTATGCCCGGCTGCTGCGCGGAGGCGACCTTTTCGGCATGCGCTTCATCTTCGACGCCATTCCGAACCGGCTCGTGCCCTTTGACTACGACGCCTTCCTGGGCAATCCCGCCCGCTTCTGGACCGTGACCACGGATTGCGCCACGGGCAGGGCCGTGTATCACGAGAAATCCGGCTGGGACCGGGTCGAGACCATGACCCTGCTCCAGGCCTCGTGCAGCCTGCCCGTGCTGGCCCGGCCCGTGCCCTGGACCGACCCGGAGGGCCGCGTCCGGCTGCTCATGGACGGCGGCATCGCCGATCCCATCCCCCTGGACAAAAGCCGCGCCCTGGGCTTTTCGCGCCGCGTGCTCGTGCTGACCCAGCCCAGGGGCTACCGCAAAGGCCCGACGCGCGGGCTCTGGCTCGTGCGGCTGCGCCACCCCCGGCTCCAGGGGCTGCGCGCGGCCCTGGCCGAGCGCCACGAACGCTACAACGCGCTCATGGACGAGATCGACGCGCTGGAGGCGCGGGGCGAGATTTTCGTGATCCGGCCTTCCTCCCCCCTGGGCGTGGGCCGCGTGGAGCGGAACAAGGACGTGCTGCGCGCAGTGATCCGGCGGGGGCACGACGACGCGCGGGAAAAATGGGGCGGGCTCATGGACTACCTGGGCTGA
- a CDS encoding winged helix-turn-helix transcriptional regulator translates to MREQVLEAIKAAGKPIRPGDVAKALGLDPKEVSKAVKALREEGAIVSPRRCFYEPA, encoded by the coding sequence ATGCGCGAACAGGTTCTCGAAGCGATCAAGGCCGCGGGCAAGCCGATTCGACCCGGCGACGTGGCCAAGGCCCTGGGCCTCGACCCCAAGGAGGTTTCCAAGGCCGTCAAGGCGCTCAGGGAAGAAGGCGCGATCGTCTCTCCCCGGCGCTGCTTCTACGAACCCGCGTAG
- the speB gene encoding agmatinase: MDQPNWNGVEFEAPDFLESELADRSPENCRFHVIPAPFEASVSYGGGTANGPAAILEASQQLEVWDGLSAPAVLGIHTTPAVNAGGTAQSVVSRIEAAVSWVAERGAVPVLLGGEHTVTLGALRALAARHERFGIVQFDAHADLRQSYEGSKLSHACVMRRALDLTCTDGLHPEIFQIGVRALSPEEVALRRERGIAHLDARALALHGIPRPLLPPDFPEKVYLTFDVDGLDPSVIRATGTPVPGGVGWHDALTLAEMALKGRTVLGFDVVELAPAEGDHASDFAAAQLVYALMGMVQRG; this comes from the coding sequence ATGGATCAGCCGAATTGGAATGGCGTGGAATTCGAGGCCCCGGATTTCCTCGAGTCGGAGCTGGCGGACCGCAGTCCGGAGAACTGCCGCTTCCACGTCATTCCCGCGCCCTTCGAGGCCAGCGTGTCCTACGGCGGCGGCACCGCCAACGGCCCGGCGGCCATCCTGGAGGCGTCGCAGCAGCTGGAGGTCTGGGACGGGCTTTCCGCCCCGGCCGTGCTCGGCATCCATACCACCCCGGCGGTGAACGCGGGCGGAACGGCCCAGTCCGTGGTCAGCCGCATCGAGGCCGCCGTGTCCTGGGTGGCCGAGCGCGGAGCCGTTCCCGTGCTGCTCGGCGGCGAGCACACCGTGACCCTGGGCGCGCTGCGCGCGCTGGCCGCGCGCCACGAGCGCTTCGGCATCGTCCAGTTCGACGCCCACGCGGACCTGCGCCAGAGCTACGAAGGCTCGAAGCTCAGCCACGCCTGCGTGATGCGCCGGGCTCTGGACCTGACCTGCACGGACGGCCTGCATCCCGAAATCTTCCAGATCGGCGTGCGCGCGCTCTCGCCCGAGGAGGTCGCCCTGCGCCGCGAGCGGGGCATCGCCCACCTGGACGCGCGCGCCCTGGCCCTGCACGGCATTCCCAGGCCCCTGCTCCCGCCCGACTTCCCCGAAAAGGTCTACCTGACCTTCGACGTGGACGGCCTCGACCCCAGCGTGATCCGGGCCACGGGCACGCCCGTTCCCGGCGGGGTGGGCTGGCACGACGCCCTCACGCTTGCGGAAATGGCCCTCAAAGGCCGCACGGTGCTCGGATTCGACGTGGTGGAACTGGCCCCGGCCGAAGGGGACCACGCCTCGGACTTCGCCGCGGCCCAGCTCGTCTACGCCCTCATGGGCATGGTCCAGCGCGGCTGA
- the murI gene encoding glutamate racemase produces the protein MRSNISGPDAALPIGVFDSGVGGLTVLRALAARLPGEDFLYLGDTARLPYGAKSPASVARYAVQCAQVLAARGIKMLVVACNTASSVALPVLRESFPDLPVLGVVRPGARAACARSATGRIAVLATESTVQGGAYQRAIESIRPEAVVRQRACALFVALAEEGWTHGPLVEAVAREYLIPLFAEFGTQGPDSMVLGCTHFPALAGAIANVAGPDVAVIDSADTTAAEVEEYLVREGLLRGGPHAEKKDAGQGADICAQVCAEGVPGVPDRVRFLATDGAERFARVGGVFLGCRLAASCVEIVDL, from the coding sequence ATGCGATCCAACATTTCCGGGCCGGACGCGGCCCTTCCCATCGGTGTTTTCGATTCCGGCGTGGGCGGACTGACGGTGCTTCGCGCCCTGGCCGCGCGCCTGCCCGGCGAGGATTTCCTCTATCTCGGCGACACGGCCCGGCTGCCCTACGGCGCCAAGAGCCCCGCCTCGGTGGCGCGCTACGCCGTGCAGTGCGCGCAGGTTCTGGCCGCGCGCGGCATCAAGATGCTCGTGGTGGCTTGCAACACGGCCTCGTCCGTGGCCTTGCCCGTTCTGCGGGAGAGCTTTCCCGACCTGCCGGTGCTGGGCGTGGTCCGGCCCGGAGCGCGGGCGGCCTGCGCCCGCTCCGCCACGGGCCGCATCGCGGTCCTGGCCACGGAAAGCACCGTGCAGGGCGGAGCCTACCAGCGGGCCATCGAATCCATCCGGCCCGAAGCAGTGGTCCGGCAGCGGGCCTGCGCGCTGTTCGTGGCCCTGGCCGAGGAAGGCTGGACCCACGGCCCCCTGGTGGAAGCCGTGGCCAGGGAATACCTGATTCCGCTCTTCGCGGAATTCGGGACGCAGGGTCCGGACAGCATGGTTCTCGGCTGCACGCATTTTCCCGCCCTGGCCGGGGCCATCGCCAACGTGGCCGGGCCGGACGTGGCCGTGATCGATTCCGCGGACACCACGGCCGCGGAGGTGGAGGAATATCTCGTGCGCGAGGGGCTCCTGCGGGGCGGGCCGCACGCGGAGAAAAAGGACGCAGGACAAGGGGCGGACATCTGCGCGCAGGTCTGCGCGGAAGGCGTTCCCGGCGTTCCCGACCGGGTGCGCTTCCTGGCCACGGACGGGGCCGAGCGCTTCGCGCGGGTGGGCGGCGTGTTCCTGGGCTGCCGTCTGGCGGCGTCCTGCGTGGAGATCGTGGACCTCTAG
- the speA gene encoding biosynthetic arginine decarboxylase encodes MHRTLERWNKTKSAELYGISEWGSGYFDVNENGDVVVMPFPGDRTRAVSIPEIISGIQARGLDMPVLLRIENILDSQITLLNESFITAMRDLGYRGTFMGAYPIKVNQQQQVIEEITQFGSRYHHGLEAGSKAELIAAMGMLRDKEAMLICNGYKDEEFIDMALYATKMGFHCVLVVEMPGELPLIIERSKALGARPILGVRIKITSQANSHWAESGGELSIFGLNTRQVIEAVDLLKAEEMIDCLQLVHYHLGSQISNIREIRTAVGEACRVYAGLAAEGANMRYLDLGGGLAVDYDGSQTNFMSSRNYSLDEYCIDIVEAVMTTLDDEQNEYKVEHPVIITESGRALVAYYSMLLFNVLDVTRFEPEPPPATLPEDTHATIRYMFDTLKGLSVRNLQEGFNDAIYYRDEARQLFSHGKITLRERAMAESIFWTTVNEIARLSDQLKHVPPDLANIHNVASDVYYCNFSVFQSLPDAWAIGQLFPVLPVHRLGEEPTRQGMLTDITCDCDGKIDRFIDRQGVKRTLPLHELKENEEYYLGAFLVGAYQETLGDLHNLLGDTNVVTVKIRDNGEYDFVGELEGDSVADVLSYVEYDPKALQVRFRETAENAVREGSITPQERREIMRAYDRGLRGYTYFER; translated from the coding sequence ATGCACCGCACCCTGGAACGCTGGAACAAGACCAAATCGGCGGAGCTCTACGGTATCTCCGAGTGGGGCAGCGGATATTTCGACGTCAACGAAAACGGCGACGTGGTGGTCATGCCCTTTCCGGGCGACCGCACCCGGGCAGTGAGCATTCCGGAAATCATTTCCGGCATCCAGGCGCGCGGCCTGGACATGCCCGTGCTCCTGCGCATCGAGAACATCCTCGACTCCCAGATCACCCTGCTCAACGAGAGCTTCATCACGGCCATGCGCGACCTCGGCTACCGGGGCACGTTCATGGGCGCATACCCCATCAAGGTGAACCAGCAGCAGCAGGTCATCGAGGAAATCACCCAGTTCGGCTCGCGCTACCACCACGGCCTGGAGGCCGGCAGCAAGGCCGAGCTGATCGCGGCTATGGGCATGCTCCGCGACAAGGAAGCCATGCTCATCTGCAACGGGTACAAGGACGAGGAGTTCATCGACATGGCGCTCTACGCCACGAAGATGGGCTTTCACTGCGTGCTCGTGGTCGAAATGCCGGGCGAGCTGCCCCTGATCATCGAGCGCAGCAAGGCGCTGGGCGCGCGGCCCATTCTCGGCGTGCGCATCAAGATCACCTCCCAGGCCAACTCGCACTGGGCAGAGTCCGGCGGCGAGCTTTCCATCTTCGGCCTGAACACCCGCCAGGTCATCGAGGCCGTGGACCTGCTCAAGGCCGAAGAGATGATCGACTGCCTCCAGCTCGTGCACTACCACCTCGGCTCGCAGATCTCGAACATCCGGGAAATCCGCACCGCCGTGGGCGAGGCCTGCCGGGTCTACGCCGGGCTCGCGGCCGAGGGCGCGAACATGCGCTACCTCGACCTCGGCGGCGGGCTGGCCGTGGACTACGACGGCTCCCAGACCAACTTCATGTCCAGCCGCAACTACTCCCTGGACGAATACTGCATCGACATCGTCGAGGCGGTCATGACCACCCTGGACGACGAGCAGAACGAATACAAGGTCGAGCACCCGGTGATCATCACCGAGTCGGGCCGCGCCCTCGTGGCCTACTATTCCATGCTGCTCTTCAACGTGCTCGACGTGACCCGCTTCGAGCCGGAGCCGCCGCCCGCGACCCTGCCCGAGGACACCCACGCCACCATCCGGTACATGTTCGACACGCTCAAGGGCCTTTCCGTGCGCAATCTCCAGGAAGGCTTCAACGACGCGATCTACTACCGCGACGAGGCGCGCCAGCTCTTCAGCCACGGCAAGATCACCCTGCGCGAGCGGGCCATGGCCGAGTCCATCTTCTGGACCACGGTCAACGAGATCGCCCGGCTCTCGGACCAGCTCAAGCACGTGCCCCCGGACCTGGCCAACATCCACAACGTGGCCTCGGACGTCTATTACTGCAACTTCTCGGTCTTCCAGTCCCTGCCGGACGCCTGGGCCATCGGCCAGCTCTTCCCGGTCCTCCCCGTGCACCGCCTCGGCGAAGAACCCACCCGCCAGGGCATGCTCACCGACATCACCTGCGACTGCGACGGCAAGATCGACCGCTTCATCGACCGCCAGGGCGTCAAGCGCACCCTGCCCCTGCACGAGCTCAAGGAAAACGAGGAGTATTACCTCGGCGCGTTCCTCGTGGGCGCGTACCAGGAAACCCTCGGCGACCTGCACAACCTGCTCGGCGATACCAACGTGGTCACGGTCAAGATCCGCGACAACGGCGAATACGACTTCGTGGGCGAGCTGGAGGGCGACTCCGTGGCCGACGTGCTCTCCTACGTGGAATACGACCCCAAGGCGCTCCAGGTGCGCTTCCGCGAAACCGCGGAAAACGCGGTGCGCGAGGGGTCCATCACCCCGCAGGAGCGCCGCGAGATCATGCGCGCGTATGACCGCGGCCTGCGCGGATACACCTACTTCGAACGCTAA